DNA sequence from the Streptomyces canus genome:
TTCAAAACGCTGACTTCTCGTCCACGTCTCGTCCAGAGCCGGCGACCGCCCTAGCTCTGCCTGCGGTCCGAGGAGGAGCATGGAAGGCATGCGACCAAAGAGGCCTGCCATGAAAACCGGCTCCTCGGACTCGGATTACGAACCGTGGCTGTACTCTCACACGCCCTCCCAGGCTGAGGGCGAGCGGGACGATCCTGCCGAACGGGCGGCCATGCATCCAGGACAAGGGCGGACGTGCCCGGAGTCCGCCCTGATTGAGACCAAGCGCTGTCGACCGCGTCCGCGGCGCCCTGTTGTCTGACTGCCGCTCAGTCCTGGTCACGAACCGAATCCAGTCCTGAAGAACGCCTGCCACCAGGAGCAGTCAGGAGTTACACTGCCGCCCTGAAAATCGGGGGGCACAGTGCCAGAAAATGAACCACGAGAGAGCGTCACTGATCAGATTCGGCGCAAACGCGATCGGGATCAGGATCGCGCAATCGAAGAGGTGCTCGCATCCGAACGTGCACGCCTTAGGCGGCGGGAATCGGAACAGCGCTCCAAGGAGCCATCGGCATCCAGGTTTCCGGGGCTCCTGATCGCAGCCGTGGTAACCGGCCTGTTGGCGGGAGTGGCGCCCTTGTTCGGCGGCGACCAAAAGGCGCCCTCGCTCTCGTCGGGCACGATCCACACTTTCGAAATTATCGGGCTCATCATCCTGTTGCTCATTGTGGCAGCTGCGATCCCCTGGTTCATCACCCGCCGCACATACATGCAGAATCGGAACGTCACTTTTGCGCAGCGCCTTGCGGAAGAGCGGGAACTCCACGCGCAGGCAATGGAGAAGCTGAAACAGGCCAGCGAGCTCGCTACGCTCATGCAGCTGAACCAAGACCAGATCGACACCTACCACCGCATCGTCACCGACCAGGCCGACAAATCTTTCAAGTCGTCCCGCATCGCGATGGGCGTCGGCATGATCCTCTTGGTCGGTGCTGCCGTCGCAGGCGCATGGGTGCCGTTCGAGCAGGTTCGCTGGTTCATCGGTGCGATCGCGACGCTCAGCACCCTTCTGTCGGGCTACCTCAACCGGACCTACT
Encoded proteins:
- a CDS encoding TRADD-N-associated membrane domain-containing protein encodes the protein MPENEPRESVTDQIRRKRDRDQDRAIEEVLASERARLRRRESEQRSKEPSASRFPGLLIAAVVTGLLAGVAPLFGGDQKAPSLSSGTIHTFEIIGLIILLLIVAAAIPWFITRRTYMQNRNVTFAQRLAEERELHAQAMEKLKQASELATLMQLNQDQIDTYHRIVTDQADKSFKSSRIAMGVGMILLVGAAVAGAWVPFEQVRWFIGAIATLSTLLSGYLNRTYLTLYKESIGQLNRYFDQPVLNGYHLAAERIAGKLGEQHQDEVRKQIISEILASGPHRVGAVEAPKETKPKKRTPKKQTSSLNGTPQT